In Cryptomeria japonica chromosome 10, Sugi_1.0, whole genome shotgun sequence, a genomic segment contains:
- the LOC131063407 gene encoding uncharacterized protein At1g66480-like, translating to MGNAILFRRHHGRVKILKLDGQLLKVKRPLIVNQILADYPGYVILHSEAVRHMGVRAKPLDESATLNARHLYFLVDLPKLENQTRRVRSEIPTNPKSRLEIILLTRRSISDISHTNCEPSSDISKTSEDNGVLRIKVRFRKVQLEMMAERQDRSETVERILNSCLNHAKFQQMERGKVKKHWEPKEDNMPWKPTLESVPETC from the coding sequence ATGGGCAACGCAATTTTGTTCAGACGACACCATGGGCGTGTTAAGATCTTGAAGTTAGATGGACAATTGTTGAAGGTCAAGAGGCCTCTCATAGTAAATCAAATCCTCGCAGATTATCCAGGCTATGTCATTTTGCATTCAGAAGCAGTTCGTCATATGGGAGTGAGAGCAAAACCTCTGGATGAATCTGCGACACTCAACGCTAGGCACCTCTATTTTCTTGTTGATTTGCCAAAGTTGGAGAATCAGACACGAAGGGTTCGTTCTGAGATACCCACGAATCCAAAGTCTAGGCTTGAAATTATTCTCTTAACGCGTAGATCCATTTCTGATATTTCTCACACGAATTGTGAACCATCATCAGATATTTCTAAGACCAGTGAAGATAATGGAGTTCTACGGATTAAAGTCCGGTTTAGAAAAGTTCAACTTGAAATGATGGCAGAGAGGCAAGACAGATCTGAGACAGTGGAAAGAATCCTAAATTCATGCCTCAACCATGCAAAATTCCAGCAAATGGAGAGAGGAAAGGTGAAGAAACATTGGGAGCCAAAGGAAGACAATATGCCATGGAAGCCCACCCTAGAGAGTGTACCTGAAACTTGCTGA